One Candidatus Methylomirabilis sp. genomic window carries:
- a CDS encoding L-threonylcarbamoyladenylate synthase encodes MAAGDVLRSEAPVAAHLRLLSVETAGAVEEAAAVLRAGGLVVFPTDTLYALGADPLNGEALRRLVRAKGSRGKAIPLLLPGPEALGEVASEVPGLALVLASQFWPGPLTLVVRARPGLPEVLTGGTGTVGVRVPAGPVALGLLRTLGGPVTGTSANRTGERAPRQVEDVAAEFAAHLDLLLDGGACPVGVPSTVLDLTTDPPCVRRIGAVPVAILRRMEGLQRLGEPA; translated from the coding sequence ATGGCGGCGGGCGACGTCCTCCGGTCTGAGGCCCCCGTGGCGGCTCACCTCCGCCTGCTGTCGGTGGAGACGGCAGGAGCGGTGGAGGAAGCAGCGGCGGTCCTGCGGGCGGGCGGCTTGGTGGTGTTCCCAACCGACACGCTCTATGCCCTGGGTGCTGATCCGCTGAATGGGGAGGCGCTCCGGCGGCTCGTCCGGGCAAAGGGAAGTCGGGGCAAGGCCATTCCGCTGCTGCTTCCGGGGCCGGAGGCCCTGGGGGAAGTGGCGTCCGAGGTGCCGGGGCTCGCCCTGGTGCTCGCAAGCCAGTTCTGGCCCGGTCCCCTGACCCTCGTCGTTCGGGCCCGGCCGGGCTTGCCCGAGGTCCTCACCGGCGGCACAGGGACCGTCGGTGTCCGGGTCCCCGCCGGGCCGGTGGCGCTTGGCCTCCTGCGGACGCTGGGGGGTCCGGTGACGGGGACAAGCGCGAACCGGACGGGCGAGCGCGCGCCCCGGCAAGTGGAAGATGTGGCCGCAGAGTTCGCGGCTCACCTGGATCTTCTCCTCGACGGGGGCGCATGCCCGGTGGGGGTTCCCTCGACGGTCCTCGACCTCACGACGGATCCCCCCTGCGTGCGGCGGATCGGGGCGGTACCGGTGGCGATCCTGCGGCGGATGGAGGGGTTGCAGCGGCTGGGGGAGCCGGCCTGA
- the thiE gene encoding thiamine phosphate synthase, translating into MAFPRDPAHALCVITDEVVSGRSHEAIGEAALRGGARFLQLREKRGDLRRLLEAARTLAAACRDAEALLVINDRLDVALAAGADGVHLGQEDLPAVLARPLLGPDRLLGISTNRPEEASEAEGAGADYVGAGPAYATGTKERIRPVLGSEGLRRIRAATRLPVFAVGGITLDRVPEVLEAGADGVAVVSAIAAAPDVAAATRAFLEVLAAHYGRRSELWPQKSC; encoded by the coding sequence ATGGCGTTCCCGCGGGACCCTGCGCACGCCCTCTGTGTCATCACAGACGAGGTCGTGTCGGGGCGGAGCCACGAGGCGATCGGGGAAGCGGCCCTCCGGGGAGGCGCCCGGTTCCTCCAGCTCCGGGAGAAGCGAGGCGACCTGCGACGGCTTCTCGAGGCCGCCCGGACGCTGGCGGCGGCCTGCCGGGACGCCGAGGCGCTCCTCGTGATCAACGATCGCTTGGACGTGGCGCTGGCCGCCGGGGCGGATGGGGTCCACCTGGGGCAGGAGGACCTCCCGGCAGTGCTCGCCCGGCCGCTCCTGGGACCGGATCGGCTCCTCGGGATCTCGACGAACCGACCGGAGGAGGCATCGGAGGCAGAGGGGGCGGGAGCCGATTACGTGGGGGCGGGTCCTGCCTACGCGACAGGGACCAAGGAACGGATCCGCCCCGTCCTCGGCTCGGAGGGGCTCCGGCGGATCCGGGCAGCTACCCGACTCCCGGTCTTCGCGGTAGGTGGGATCACCCTGGACCGGGTGCCGGAGGTTCTGGAGGCCGGTGCCGACGGCGTAGCGGTGGTCTCGGCCATCGCGGCGGCCCCCGACGTGGCCGCCGCGACCCGCGCCTTCCTGGAGGTCCTGGCGGCGCACTACGGCCGACGGAGCGAACTCTGGCCCCAAAAATCCTGTTGA
- a CDS encoding branched-chain amino acid ABC transporter substrate-binding protein: MNGRLVRSLIALAAGIALLAGPSAEAQQTIKIATQSPLSGEQAALGEGIKLGTQLAVEKFKGPLEKMGFKVQLVPFDDQAKPDVGVANAKNIVADPDILLLIGHLNSGVALPSSEVYKEVDLAMISPANTNPLITDRNYKNVSRVCGRDDVQGDVGATFAKEQLKVKSAYVLHDKTLYGQGVAEFFRDKSKKLGIEVLGFEGTEEKANFDPIITPMKAQNPQLMYFGGIYNQAAVLLKQAREKGMTKTIFLGPDGMDSSEMVKIAGKTAVGMYYTTVVGPPTIYPEAKGFIADYKKQFGKDPEPFAAQAYDSTALGLKAIEAAVKAAGNKKPTRATVSAEVRKVRNFKGITGAITFDEKGDPAKAKYFIIQVVSDDPGKWGQNKLIKTLEIAAPAMKKM, encoded by the coding sequence GTGAACGGGAGACTCGTACGGTCCCTGATCGCGCTGGCCGCAGGGATCGCGCTTCTGGCCGGGCCGTCGGCAGAGGCCCAGCAAACCATTAAGATCGCCACCCAGAGCCCCCTCTCGGGAGAGCAGGCAGCCCTGGGGGAGGGGATCAAGCTGGGGACCCAGCTGGCCGTTGAGAAGTTCAAGGGCCCCCTGGAGAAGATGGGCTTCAAGGTCCAACTGGTGCCATTCGATGACCAGGCCAAGCCGGACGTGGGCGTGGCCAATGCCAAGAATATCGTGGCCGACCCCGACATCCTCCTGCTCATCGGCCACCTGAACTCGGGCGTGGCCCTGCCCTCCTCCGAGGTCTACAAGGAAGTGGACCTGGCCATGATCTCCCCCGCCAACACGAACCCCCTCATCACGGACCGGAACTACAAGAACGTGAGCCGGGTGTGCGGGCGGGACGATGTCCAGGGGGATGTGGGGGCCACCTTCGCGAAGGAGCAGTTGAAGGTCAAGAGCGCCTACGTCCTGCACGACAAGACCCTCTACGGCCAGGGCGTGGCCGAGTTCTTCCGCGACAAGTCCAAGAAGCTGGGCATCGAGGTCCTGGGCTTCGAGGGGACCGAGGAGAAGGCGAACTTTGACCCCATCATCACGCCCATGAAGGCCCAGAATCCCCAGCTGATGTACTTCGGGGGAATTTACAATCAGGCGGCGGTGTTGCTGAAGCAGGCGCGTGAGAAGGGGATGACAAAGACCATCTTCCTTGGGCCGGATGGGATGGACTCCTCGGAGATGGTGAAGATCGCCGGCAAGACAGCGGTGGGGATGTACTACACCACCGTCGTGGGGCCGCCCACCATCTACCCCGAGGCCAAGGGGTTCATCGCTGACTACAAGAAGCAGTTCGGAAAGGACCCGGAGCCCTTCGCCGCCCAGGCCTATGACTCGACAGCCCTGGGCTTGAAGGCCATCGAGGCCGCCGTCAAGGCAGCGGGAAACAAGAAGCCGACGCGCGCGACGGTTTCGGCCGAAGTCCGGAAGGTGAGGAACTTCAAGGGGATCACCGGGGCCATCACCTTCGACGAGAAGGGGGATCCGGCGAAGGCCAAGTATTTCATCATCCAGGTGGTTTCGGATGACCCGGGGAAGTGGGGGCAGAACAAGCTGATCAAGACCCTCGAGATCGCTGCCCCGGCGATGAAGAAGATGTAG
- a CDS encoding branched-chain amino acid ABC transporter permease: MEVAIGMFPQVLVDGLILGFMYALIALGYTMVYGVLQLINFAHSEIFVVGAFIGVEILLGLKAAGWLGSVPPLLLILLLVAAGMAASGLLAVGVERVAYRPLRGAPRLVPLISAIGVSFFLQDAVRLLESLWRNAFYLVYPPVDFFDIRIHFGEIFDISLKSIIVIVAAIGMLICLTLIVNRTKMGKAIRAVAEDQATASLMGINVNRIISLTFFIGGAMGGAAGVLFGVQYSLINPYTGFIPGIKAFTAAVLGGIGNIPGAMAGGLVLGLLEAFSASYLSLLTGGAFGAEYKDILAFSLLIVILIFRPRGLLGEVVAEKA; the protein is encoded by the coding sequence ATGGAAGTTGCCATCGGCATGTTTCCCCAGGTGCTGGTGGATGGGCTCATCCTGGGCTTCATGTACGCCCTCATTGCCCTCGGCTACACGATGGTGTACGGGGTCCTGCAGCTCATCAACTTCGCCCATAGCGAGATCTTCGTGGTGGGGGCCTTTATCGGGGTGGAGATCCTCCTGGGGCTGAAGGCGGCCGGGTGGCTGGGGAGCGTGCCCCCCCTCCTCCTGATCCTCCTGCTGGTGGCGGCCGGCATGGCGGCCAGCGGTCTGCTGGCGGTGGGGGTGGAGCGCGTCGCCTACCGGCCCCTCCGGGGGGCCCCCCGCCTCGTCCCGCTCATCTCGGCCATCGGCGTCTCCTTCTTCCTGCAGGATGCCGTCCGCCTGCTGGAGAGCCTCTGGCGCAACGCCTTCTACCTCGTCTATCCCCCGGTGGACTTTTTTGACATCCGGATCCACTTCGGTGAGATCTTTGACATCTCCCTCAAGTCCATCATCGTGATCGTCGCCGCGATCGGGATGCTCATCTGCCTGACCCTCATCGTCAACCGGACCAAGATGGGCAAGGCCATCCGGGCCGTGGCCGAGGACCAGGCCACCGCCAGCCTCATGGGCATCAACGTGAACCGCATCATCTCGCTCACCTTCTTCATCGGTGGCGCGATGGGGGGCGCGGCCGGGGTCCTCTTCGGCGTCCAGTATAGCCTCATCAACCCCTACACGGGCTTCATCCCGGGCATCAAGGCCTTCACGGCAGCCGTCCTGGGCGGCATCGGGAATATCCCCGGCGCCATGGCCGGCGGCCTGGTCCTGGGACTCCTGGAGGCCTTCTCCGCCTCTTACCTCTCCCTGCTGACGGGCGGGGCCTTCGGGGCCGAGTACAAGGACATCCTGGCCTTCTCCCTCCTGATCGTGATCCTCATCTTCCGCCCCCGGGGGCTGCTAGGAGAGGTGGTGGCCGAGAAGGCCTAG